Proteins encoded together in one Triticum dicoccoides isolate Atlit2015 ecotype Zavitan chromosome 7B, WEW_v2.0, whole genome shotgun sequence window:
- the LOC119337564 gene encoding probable glutathione S-transferase DHAR2, chloroplastic, which yields MAVLLRTTTCATAATAGSSSTLLATTFRRGRRLLPARASPPRRAFTARASAEPLEVCAKASITVPDRLGDCPFTQRVLLTIEEKNLPYELKLVDLANKPDWLFTINPEGKVPIVKLEDKWVADSDVITQVLEEKYPQPSLATPPEKASIGSKIFSTFIGFLKSKDTNDGTEQTLLSELTSFDSYLKDNGPFINGGTISAADLSLAPKLYHMEIALGHYKNWSVPDALAHVKTYMETIFSMDSFVNTRGLPEDVIAGWRSKVIG from the exons ATGGCTGTCCTGCTCCGCACCACCACCTGCGCCACCGCCGCGACCGCCGGCTCCTCCTCGACCCTCCTCGCCACAACcttccgccgcggccgccgcctcctcccagcCCGCGCTTCGCCGCCGCGCCGCGCCTTCACTGCCCGCGCCTCGGCCGAGCCTCTGGAGGTTTGCGCCAAGGCCTCCATCACCGTCCCCGACCGCCTCGGCGACT GTCCTTTCACGCAGAGAGTTTTGTTGACGATAGAGGAGAAAAACCTTCCTTATGAATTAAAACTAGTTGATCTTGCTAACAAACCAGATTG GTTGTTTACAATTAACCCAGAAGGTAAGGTGCCTATTGTAAAGCTCGAGGACAAATGGGTTGCTGATTCTGATGTTATAACACAAGTGTTAGAAGAAAAGTATCCTCAACCATCCTTGGCAACTCCACCAGAAAAGGCTTCAAT AGGGTCAAAAATATTCTCCACATTCATTGGCTTTCTCAAGAGTAAAGATACCAATGATGGAACAGAACAGACACTACTTAGTGAGCTGACTTCATTCGATAGTTATCTAAAAGACAAT GGTCCATTTATCAATGGTGGAACAATTTCTGCCGCTGATCTCTCTCTTGCTCCGAAATTATATCACATGGAGATTGCTCTTGGTCACTATAAGAATTGGTCTGTCCCAGATGCACTTGCACATGTGAAAACATACATGGAG ACTATTTTCTCAATGGATTCATTTGTCAATACTCGGGGCCTGCCAGAGGATGTCATTGCTGGATGGCGCTCAAAAGTCATTGGTTAA